The genomic window CCACATGAGCTTGGCCGAGAAGACGATGACGAGCACCATGCCGAGCCAGTAGTGCGGCAGGCTGACGCCTATCACCGAGACGAAAGAGGCCGCGCGGTCCATCCACGAGTTGCGAAAGTAACCCGCGACGAAGCCGAACAGCGAACCGAAGGCAAAGCCGATGAGCGTCGCCAGCGCGGCAATCATGAAGGTGTTGCCAACAGCCTTGAACACCTCCTGCGTGACCGGACGCGCCGTCGCGATGGAGGTGCCGAGGTCGCCGTGCAAGGCCCGCCAGATCCACAGGCCGAACTGCACCGGCCATGGCTTGTCGAAGCCGTAGATCTTCATCATCTGCTGCTGCAGGTCGGCCGAGGCATCGGCCGGCAGGATCGACACCAGCGGATCGCCCGGCGCGATGTGCACCAGCATGAAGCAAAGGAACGACACGCCCAGCATGATGGGCAAGGCGTAGCCGATGCGGCGCAAGAGATAAGAAATCATGGGGCGCCGCGACCTGGGGGCGAGCTCAATCCATGCTCATCGTTGCCAGGTCGATGAACCAGCTCTGCGGCTGCACCACGCCCTTGATTTTCGGCGACAGCGCGCGCGGTCCGACGTCGTGAGCGACGAACAGGAACGGGGCCTCGTCGACGATCTTCGCGTGCAGGTTGGCCAGTGCCACGTCGCGCTGCTTCTCGTCGAAGGTGGTGCGGGCCTTGTCGACCAGTGCATCGACTTCCGGGTTGCTGAAGTAGCCCCAGTTGTTCGACACCGGCGGGAAGGCCTTGGTGCTGACGAAGCGGACCATCGCGAAGAACGGGTCCATGGTCGCAGCGCTCACGTTGGTAGCGTGCGCTCCGTGGGCGCCCGGGTCCTTGGCGCCGAGGCGCCAGCTGGAGAACAACGTGTTCCATTCGACGACGTCGAACTGCACGTCGAAATAGCACTCCTTCAGGCTTTGCTGGATGAATTCATTCATCGGCAGCGGCTGCATCTGGCCCGAGCCCGAGGCCGAGGTCTGCACCTTGACCTTGACCGGCTTGCTTGCAGAGTAGCCCGCTTCGGTCATCAGCTTCTTGGCGGCGGCCGGGTCGTACTTGATCTGGAAGGTCGGGTTGCCGCGCCACGGATTGCCGGGCTCGGCCACACCGGTGGCCTCGACCATCAGGCCGCCGAGCAGCTCTTTCATGGCGGTGCGGTTCAGGCACAGGTTGGCGGCGTAGCGCACCTTCTTGTCGGCGAATGGCGAGTCCGGGAGCATCGAGAACTGCCATGGCCAGAGGTGCGGCTGCAGGTTGGAGTACAGCTTGAAGCCGCGGCCCTTGATGGCTTCGAGGGCATCCGGTGCGGGCGCTTCGATCCAGTCGACCTGGCCCGACAACAACGCTGCGGTGCGCGAGCTCGCCTCAGGCAACGGGAGCATCACGACGCGGTCGATCTTGGGGCGACGGGCGGCGTCCCAGTAGTCCGGGTTCTTCACGATTTCAAGGCGTTCGCGCGGCACGAACTTGGATGCCTTGAACGGGCCGGTGCCGGAGAAATCGGCGGCAAAAGCTGTCCAAGCGGCCTTGCTGCGCTCGGCCTTGTCGGTCACGGTGGCGGGCAGGGCGGCCAGCTTCTTTTCCCACTGTGCGGGCGAGGCCATGAAGAGGTTGGTGAGGTTGATCGGCAGAAACGAATCGGGCTCCGACGTGGTGAGCTCGACCGTCAGGTCGTCGATCTTGCGGGCCGTGCGCAGCGTCGGCATGCGCGATGCGGTCACGCCGATCTGCGCGGGGTCGAACTGGGGTGCGTCCTTGCGCAGTACCTTGTCGACGTTCCACACCACGGCGTCGGCATTGAAGGGCGAGCCGTCATGGAACTTGACGCCCGGGCGCAGCTTGAACACCCACTTGGTGCGGTCGGAGGCATCGACCGCCCAAGACAGGGCCAGGTCGGGAATCACGACGCTGGCCTTGGTGGCCGACGTCAGGTCCCATTGCGTGAGGCTGTCGTACATCGGAACGCCGGTGAAGCGATTGCCTTCGTAACCTTGATCGGGCTGGCCCGAGGTGCGCGGAATGTCGCCGGCGGTCATGGCGATGCGCAACACTTTTTCTTGCGCAAGCACTGCCGTGCCGATGAGCGACAGCGCAGCGACCAGCAATGCGCCGACGCGGTTCGGCAAGGTTGGGGTGTACATGGAGAGCGACCTTTGAGTTTTGGAATGCGTTTTTTCAAGCAAGCGACATGCCAATCGAATCGCCTTGATGTGTACCTCGCTCCGGAACAAGGCCAGACGACAATGCCGGACCATGACCAGCATCTCCTCCCTCACGATCACGCGTCCCGACGACTGGCACCTGCATGTGCGCGACGGCGCCGCGCTCGAAGCCGTGGTGCCGCACTCGGCACGCCAGTTCGGCCGCGCGCTCATCATGCCCAACCTGCGCCCTCCCGTGACCACGGCCGAGCAGGCGCTCGCATACCGCGACCGCATCCGCGCGGCAGTGCCGGCCGGCGTCGAC from Variovorax sp. PAMC28562 includes these protein-coding regions:
- a CDS encoding ABC transporter permease — translated: MISYLLRRIGYALPIMLGVSFLCFMLVHIAPGDPLVSILPADASADLQQQMMKIYGFDKPWPVQFGLWIWRALHGDLGTSIATARPVTQEVFKAVGNTFMIAALATLIGFAFGSLFGFVAGYFRNSWMDRAASFVSVIGVSLPHYWLGMVLVIVFSAKLMWLPATGAGPDGSALWKWDVEHIKFLILPAVTMSFIPMGIVARTVRALVADILSQEFVIGLRARGLSEFGVFRHVVKNCAPTALAVMGLQLGYLLGGSILIETVFAWPGTGFLLNQAIFQRDLPLLQGTILVLALFFVALNLLVDVLQTLFDPRIERA
- a CDS encoding ABC transporter substrate-binding protein, translated to MYTPTLPNRVGALLVAALSLIGTAVLAQEKVLRIAMTAGDIPRTSGQPDQGYEGNRFTGVPMYDSLTQWDLTSATKASVVIPDLALSWAVDASDRTKWVFKLRPGVKFHDGSPFNADAVVWNVDKVLRKDAPQFDPAQIGVTASRMPTLRTARKIDDLTVELTTSEPDSFLPINLTNLFMASPAQWEKKLAALPATVTDKAERSKAAWTAFAADFSGTGPFKASKFVPRERLEIVKNPDYWDAARRPKIDRVVMLPLPEASSRTAALLSGQVDWIEAPAPDALEAIKGRGFKLYSNLQPHLWPWQFSMLPDSPFADKKVRYAANLCLNRTAMKELLGGLMVEATGVAEPGNPWRGNPTFQIKYDPAAAKKLMTEAGYSASKPVKVKVQTSASGSGQMQPLPMNEFIQQSLKECYFDVQFDVVEWNTLFSSWRLGAKDPGAHGAHATNVSAATMDPFFAMVRFVSTKAFPPVSNNWGYFSNPEVDALVDKARTTFDEKQRDVALANLHAKIVDEAPFLFVAHDVGPRALSPKIKGVVQPQSWFIDLATMSMD